One genomic region from Anopheles bellator chromosome 2, idAnoBellAS_SP24_06.2, whole genome shotgun sequence encodes:
- the LOC131207409 gene encoding uncharacterized protein LOC131207409, with translation MSILLQESSGGNGGTSSSASASSSTPVDSGDLTPAIDASSKDGSAGECKRYGISWKRCLELLAQKTVIDSCLCGCVQIVSPEEASTGGQICEAEPHDKHLFPVKCCCRGCLVSREMVMQLYAEDCQYNSLWERLQLLMKQYYDLIPESEDNALYNLYMELMAKSSLKWLTDARFNSKNMIQVSLASNLPLSNEMTFVMLSTVLSTRDPHQLLELLCFQLRSIVQAYCVGFEELTSVADDGRRYFNPPDVLNYILDGYEKLCQAAHTVAPLLMVLEQCHLGKFELNWRLINQRIFQRYFYFEVKDVVPDCIIRLRDALPDREYRELADRFALFDEEMRVVTQEWSDTWPLLHNYHKAPEDCERRKRINSVYAVLMDIRESNFVPQSEKLFESPDRPMAEWLELEDRSLVWEYVVHCLKTKWVPCMSSRLTTVTPGLKCRTCFRMFYAHAIKCQCQTCIIGGGIYIVKLKKDQFCPRCSCLKSILEKQHSLKYLSVCENIEGVMINGHQGAKRHVASLNGVAALENGLEEVMQPPDLLLGETQDVGQTGFDAVCKEVVALGTDQPVYHIAWATFKHLRDRVSYASTTLEPLRVCAFQTDPCPRVACRVAIQMLGMQYPVNLTNLLLKSYKPLNDEGQRVMATNWNVQARHFLRKLCDDISKRPKIEPDDQMYPLVIVDMLWASTAHNTSPSLSSARASELAEWFMYDTEVPARNVLYQYFTKFFFVKDGDIELDTQCFLGERVMRQRGRIMSRRLRETVLQKLHLKSTALLTSCPSSLLLTASSPAPSSSLEPSEASSRPNRLTNAVPMCSLSMLSAACSTEAAASTVVTSLFEQMAVTAAAACSFIEPLTRLKMDSETQTQTCQSCNQCLDDVISKTDLLDKQRNDHKLYIKGVAELLKDGLGMPTPRCEVAKAIMNVARLDLEPKSKKEETKPDSTPLVTNGTECRTETENLAVKAVSSATTTTTPSEVAESTDPASRSIVTSKKAPNGATPLPTRELQQVPSSQAMPANNQCRPAVLPLASKSMLNETSATANGTKQPDVPTCCHQKDGSKCTAGGTMTPSNKPIKSDLQTPAKLSAFAKMAANKLPAANQGPPKSVSNNSSPSSSSTVSTATSAWPKAIITPSCITNSVQQSPPSPAVSTQTPQHHGKQCPCGIPSHAPVPAHWPSATGGSSSKVTAPLPKPVPGGTSGAAPATTPGAAPVHQHQPHSKDDHKPGRPCHRAPNNGSSTGGDKVDGSCVCYYCTLFGQSVCLECNHNQRTNETRDRLRKKVKQLQSSKEQIQKQQQQQQQTAHQSVDQSSAGLKNDKVALGASTAKPAAGGGNKSGTPAAATEKVPVGGHGPKDSTALQGHKGMPQKNDKKAASAKTPEPLQSIEDILRFIEGDDNKGKRQSVPDAKPGSAAAGEKKVKKKHKKHEQKMIAQLEDLREQFYACQREEQKALMQFQTKLSKKDQKLLRDNIQAFRLRINELHGEINTLVGSIRSSIPDFPFRLDAFAVPSGTTWQEAAAAAASTGALEQQSTGGPAATMPPFVPSNMCRATFAKLQETLSLIQQQKQLHLQHLQHHQQSQNVLKQQHRQALDLQQLNDAATRQMVTIKRTFLPHAEAQVTVTAKGESPDMDQVLYTFVNGQLIPAEASAASTDGAVPAQHTINGQLRVSDTGTKTKAGNGARKMDPLVELSQQEQRLIEQYLEQLQQQPSTSTTVEEPTKRSSRSKKKFTPAAPVPQQQQQNISCNDLLHERILRQSVELMQNLQIDRKGDTEMLMLANKVRKNLLEMQTNPSKTMDDDTTSDGDIRCVPVLQPSVGSAASDTKKPTAATEASSKAASELPAGKSKKKKERKKDKLIDEIDEIVARLNLLDSDEEEGKPTGGKGKKAVDGRTGVNRKQSKDSIVSGGSGGGGRGQNVKELASAKPTQSAAHAAANDQQKRSQAKSNQSSESTKHQRSSEAAQKKQTDVGEGLRPSTKGARTTSLELNKAAVNKDRPKEPTPPVVVEPPAAAGGATEPTARKKLNKTFIDPEFDNNTFRLLNLDESESEVEEVLESVEATVPVAIDTIPAIVVPPASEKETTEPTPRVEDASAKKTKKKPKDSSLAAPKATTSVDGEKDKGKQSRKKAPSQPESGLQSNQNKGVAKDDAVGQSAVSSTAEVSKTKKLTPAQSMVEKISALLDSPGLSNRQRKQMIRQLEQAQAIIQSQLLQNSAKTAKAKLAQQQQQQQLTVQGSSGRQDRSLNSKQTASNTGKLSKEASTAAGAPKGSKNQVSGSPVTMGSGISVNNNNLMDQLSRGVRVEGLNLPPGITLTRVDPSQAEALKAKRDSIRKICEPLKPIAPNSADPSPLLPGQFVANPLSQGMFVVNPMATTSHTGQKIGSHLVAPSVSGQDSVIMVNTGKLNVNERQTLDALGGGDRKRRNKRRNKNKSKDQETYANDNSAPTAVGSGATRKMDGNNIVTLRNPMFQGLSAGAVGPGQGRPGGPMMPDVQGARMTLGYDQPATIFKNDNGMFTIRNPALHHALSGGAPPEASGFRPFNAAYLVENGIMPPTNVSFASSAAPLVTAAVSTGGPMATGNVPTYLQQRYPPPPTLPGDGMMVESGMEATGAEPRKCKSVIGSEMKNAQKHKQQQQQHLQHQRPSGTLPVGNWQHLNGSVGPAAGTDLYGSSATGTAIGSDVVGQHQRPYSSFDQYSLNAGYGGMMAAPSAGYYQSVGATPVVGCSAIGSERSHGLYLGGTETTTSLNSIPHCCDDDSPSAFFKGSGLGLAGPTAGAMNRYDDMSFLQSLQPGQRLNSEVTIHTINESKMLRQQAQNLSNDIEITRITAPMSASSRAPAVTSTGSAISLQQMMQFKQHEQQLHLANHSPGSRSIGSSTGAGAAHNDFMDSRSNVSCPVASSVGSEILASASHDMDAKRFLREYQLGQLQQQMQELQIQPSTNKQQLEQPFSSEFGDTMFTPNRMHNVNDLDADSLESMKRLNYYFTPANSGKQTIGLGGSEFVSKSPASSASHSASSSGEKLSMSDGSTTLTTATVSGGLDSRRDDDTNTTGHSLTEDGNPGGVSMVEELERPQQPPIGTPSSKSLQLQRLQQNGGSVSTTATIINYPATADSPASSLSLFDGISSSLSSQAHSFDDLYNGLLTVSPTTTGGGTSAAGCINLNENLSILQPQQQSNSDPTVSGTGSVAASSNGPSETVSLHGDENMEN, from the exons ATGTCCATCTTACTGCAAGAATCGTCAGGTGGCAACGGAGGGACTAGTTCTAGCGCCTCCGCCTCTTCCTCGACACCGGTCGACAGCGGCGACCTGACGCCGGCTATCGACGCATCTTCCAAAGACGGAAGCGCCGGAGAATGCAAACGATACGGAATCAGCTGGAAACGGTGCCTGGAGCTGCTCGCACAGAAGACAGTGATCGATAGCTGTTTATGCGGCTGCGTGCAGATCGTGTCGCCCGAAGAGGCCAGCACCGGGGGACAGATTTGCGAGGCGGAACCGCACGACAAACACCTGTTTCCCGTCAAATGCTGTTGCCGTGGTTGTCTGGTATCGCGCGAAATGGTAATGCAACTGTACGCCGAAGACTGCCAGTACAATTCACTGTGGGAACGATTGCAGCTACTGATGAAGCAATACTACGATCTGATACCGGA ATCGGAGGACAACGCACTCTACAACCTATACATGGAGCTGATGGCGAAGTCGTCGCTGAAGTGGCTGACGGATGCACGGTTCAACTCCAAGAATATGATCCAGGTTTCGCTCGCCTCGAATCTGCCGCTCTCGAACGAGATGACATTCGTGATGCTATCGACTGTACTAAGTACTCGCGATCCGCACCaactgctggagctgctgtgCTTTCAGCTGCGCTCGATCGTCCAAGCGTATTGCGTTGGATTCGAGGAGCTAACTAGCGTGGCGGACGATGGCCGTCGCTACTTCAATCCACCCGACGTGCTGAATTACATTCTCGATGGGTACGAGAAGCTGTGCCAGGCGGCACACACCGTTGCCccactgttgatggtattgGAACAGTGCCACCTGGGGAAGTTTGAACTTAATTGGCGGCTTATCAATCAGCGGATTTTTCAGAGATACTTCTACTTCGAAGTGAAAGACGTCGTGCCGGATTGCATCATCCGGCTGCGCGATGCATTGCCGGACCGCGAGTATCGCGAACTAGCCGACCGGTTCGCACTGTTTGACGAAGAGATGCGAGTCGTTACTCAGGAATGGAGCGACACGTGGCCACTGCTGCACAATTACCATAAGGCTCCGGAGGATTGCGAGCGCCGGAAGCGTATCAACTCGGTGTATGCCGTGCTAATGGATATCCGCGAGTCGAACTTTGTGCCCCAATCAGAGAAACTATTCGAGAGCCCGGACAGACCGATGGCCGAGTGGTTGGAGCTTGAGGATAGGTCACTGGTCTGGGAGTACGTGGTGCATTGCCTCAAGACGAAATGGGTGCCGTGCATGAGTTCGCGTCTAACGACGGTTACGCCTGGCCTGAAGTGTCGCACGTGCTTTCGAATGTTTTACGCACACGCCAT cAAATGTCAATGCCAAACGTGCATCATTGGTGGGGGAATTTATATCGTAAAATTGAAGAAGGATCAGTTCTGTCCCCGCTGTTCGTGCCTCAAGTCGATACTGGAGAAACAGCACAGTTTAAAGTACCTATCCGTTTGCGAGAACATCGAGGGCGTAATGATTAACGGCCACCAAGGAGCGAAAAGGCATGTTGCATCGTTAAATGGCGTCGCAGCACTAGAGAATGGCTTGGAAGAGGTGATGCAACCTCCGGATTTGCTCCTTGGAGAAACCCAGGATGTCGGGCAGACCGGATTCGATGCCGTCTGTAAGGAGGTGGTTGCGCTGGGCACCGATCAACCAGTATACCACATCGCTTGGGCCACTTTCAAGCATCTGCGTGATCGTGTTTCGTACGCATCAACCACCCTCGAACCGCTCCGTGTATGTGCGTTTCAAACCGATCCGTGTCCAAGGGTAGCGTGCCGCGTTGCCATTCAGATGCTGGGCATGCAATATCCCGTGAACCTGACGAATCTGTTGCTCAAGTCGTACAAACCGCTCAACGATGAGGGACAACGTGTAATGGCAACCAACTGGAACGTTCAGGCACGCCACTTTCTGCGTAAGCTGTGCGACGATATCAGCAAACGGCCAAAAATCGAACCGGACGATCAAATGTATCCGCTCGTGATAGTCGATATGTTGTGGGCATCCACGGCACATAACACTTCACCGAGCCTCTCCAGCGCTCGCGCCTCCGAGCTGGCCGAGTGGTTCATGTACGACACGGAGGTACCGGCACGCAACGTGCTCTATCAGTATTTTacgaagtttttttttgtaaaggACGGCGACATTGAGCTCGATACGCAGTGCTTCCTGGGCGAGCGTGTAATGCGACAACGCGGAAGGATCATGTCGCGCCGGTTGCGTGAAACGGTGTTACAGAAGCTTCATCTGAAGTCAACCGCGCTTCTCACATCTTGCCCGTCTAGCCTTTTGTTGACGGCTTCTTCCCCTGCACCCTCGTCATCGCTGGAGCCCTCGGAAGCTTCGTCTCGACCGAATCGATTGACCAACGCGGTGCCCATGTGCTCGCTGTCCATGCTTTCCGCTGCCTGCTCCACAGAAGCTGCAGCCAGCACCGTCGTCACTTCGTTATTCGAACAAATGGCAGTGactgcggccgccgcctgtTCGTTCATTGAGCCTCTCACAAGGCTAAAAATGGATAGTGAAACGCAGACGCAGACGTGCCAGAGCTGCAACCAGTGCTTAGACGATGTCATATCGAAGACGGACCTTTTGGACAAGCAACGCAACGATCACAAACTGTATATCAAGGGAGTGGCGGAGTTGCTGAAGGATGGACTTGGAATGCCGACCCCGAGGTGCGAAGTGGCAAAAGCCATCATGAACGTAGCCCGATTGGATTTGgaaccgaaaagcaaaaaagaggaaacgaAACCTGACAGTACGCCTTTAGTGACGAATGGCACAGAGTGCAGaactgaaacggaaaacctTGCCGTAAAAGCTGTTTCTAGtgcaaccacaacaacaacgccttCCGAGGTCGCTGAATCAACGGATCCAGCGTCACGGAGCATAGTGACTAGTAAGAAAGCCCCAAACGGCGCGACACCACTGCCAACGAGAGAACTGCAACAGGTTCCCTCTTCGCAAGCCATGCCGGCAAACAATCAATGTCGCCCAGCGGTTTTGCCATTGGCATCGAAATCGATGCTCAATGAAACCTCAGCGACGGCTAATGGAACGAAACAACCAGACGTCCCAACGTGCTGCCATCAAAAAGATGGTAGCAAGTGTACCGCTGGAGGGACAATGACACCGAGCAACAAGCCCATCAAGTCGGATCTTCAGACGCCGGCAAAGTTATCGGCCTTTGCGAAGATGGCAGCTAACAAACTACCAGCCGCCAACCAAGGACCGCCAAAGTCCGTttccaacaacagcagccccagcagcagcagcacagtTTCGACAGCCACGAGTGCATGGCCGAAAGCAATTATAACTCCAAGTTGCATCACCAATTCCGTTCAGCAATCGCCTCCTTCACCAGCCGTTTCAACACAAACGCCCCAGCACCATGGGAAACAGTGTCCCTGTGGCATTCCTTCGCATGCGCCTGTCCCTGCCCACTGGCCATCTGCCACGGGCGGCTCGTCTTCCAAGGTGACAGCACCGTTGCCTAAGCCAGTACCGGGAGGAACCTCAGGAGCTGCACCAGCGACAACACCAGGAGCAGCACCCGTTCATCAGCATCAACCACACTCGAAGGATGACCACAAACCCGGGCGTCCGTGTCACCGGGCACccaacaacggcagcagcaccggcggaGACAAAGTGGACGGATCATGTGTTTGCTACTATTGCACACTGTTCGGGCAGAGTGTATGTTTA GAATGCAATCACAACCAGAGGACAAACGAAACACGCGATAGGTTGCGAAAGAAGGTTAAACAATTGCAAAGCAGTAAAGAGCAAATccagaagcaacagcaacagcagcaacaaacggcGCATCAGTCAGTGGACCAGTCGAGCGCTGGGTTGAAAAACGACAAAGTTGCGTTGGGAGCAAGCACTGCGAAGCCCGCAGCGGGTGGTGGCAACAAGTCAGGCACCCCAGCTGCAGCTACGGAGAAGGTACCGGTTGGGGGACACGGTCCTAAGGATTCCACTGCTCTCCAAGGTCATAAGGGGATGCCACAAAAGAATGACAAAAAGGCGGCAAGTGCGAAAACTCCCGAGCCGTTGCAATCGATCGAAGACATATTGCGCTTCATCGAAGGTGATGATAATAAGGGTAAAAGACAGTCGGTGCCGGATGCGAAACCGGGATCAGCAGCGGCTGGTGAGaaaaaggtgaagaaaaagCACAAGAAGCACGAGCAGAAAATGATTGCACAACTCGAGGACCTGCGAGAACAGTTCTACGCCTGCCAGAGGGAGGAACAGAAAGCTCTCATGCAGTTCCAGACGAAGCTCAGCAAAAAGGATCAAAAGCTGCTACGTGATAACATCCAAGCGTTCCGGTTGCGAATAAACGAACTGCATGGCGAAATAAACACACTCGTCGGCAGCATACGGAGCAGCATACCGGACTTTCCTTTCAGGTTAGACGCGTTCGCTGTTCCGTCAGGCACCACCTGGCAAgaggcagcggcagcagcagcatcaactgGTGCCCTGGAACAACAGAGCACGGGTGGCCCGGCCGCTACCATGCCACCGTTCGTACCGTCCAACATGTGTCGAGCGACATTTGCGAAGCTACAAGAAACGCTGAGTCTCATACAGCAACAGAAGCAGCTTCATCTGCAACACttgcagcaccatcagcagagTCAAAACGTGCTGAAGCAACAGCACCGCCAAGCACTGGATCTACAGCAGCTCAACGACGCCGCCACCCGGCAGATGGTTACGATCAAGCGCACGTTTCTCCCGCATGCCGAAGCACAGGTTACGGTCACGGCGAAGGGAGAGTCCCCCGACATGGATCAGGTGCTATACACGTTCGTTAACGGGCAGCTCATTCCCGCCGAAGCTTCCGCAGCGTCTACCGACGGGGCTGTACCGGCTCAGCACACCATCAACGGTCAGCTCAGAGTGTCCGACACAGGAACTAAAACGAAGGCCGGCAATGGAGCTCGCAAGATGGACCCGCTGGTGGAACTAAGCCAGCAGGAGCAACGGTTGATAGAGCAGTACCTGgagcagttgcagcagcaaccgtcaACGTCGACCACGGTGGAAGAGCCTACGAAACGGTCGTCACGATCGAAGAAAAAGTTCACCCCAGCGGCGCCTGtacctcagcagcagcagcaaaacataTCATGCAACGACCTCCTGCACGAGCGCATTTTGCGCCAGAGTGTCGAGCTGATGCAGAATCTTCAGATCGATCGCAAAGGAGATACGGAGATGCTAATGCTCGCGAACAAAGTGAGAAAGAACTTGCTTGAAATGCAGACGAACCCGAGCAAGACAATGGACGACGATACCACATCTGATGGCGACATCCGATGCGTCCCCGTGCTACAGCCGTCAGTCGGCAGTGCCGCGAGTGACACGAAGAAACCTACGGCAGCTACGGAAGCTAGCAGCAAAGCCGCGTCGGAGCTACCCGCGGGAAagagtaaaaagaaaaaggagcgTAAGAAGGACAAGTTGATCGATGAGATCGACGAGATTGTGGCGCGCCTCAATCTGCTGGACAGCGATGAAGAGGAAGGCAAACCGACGGGCGGTAAAGGCAAAAAGGCAGTCGATGGCAGAACGGGTGTTAATCGAAAGCAGAGCAAAGATTCCATCGtgtccggtggcagcggtggtggaggtCGGGGACAAAACGTGAAGGAACTGGCCAGTGCGAAGCCAACACAGTCCGCGGCTCACGCGGCAGCAAATGACCAACAAAAACGGTCGCAAGCGAAATCGAATCAGTCTTCGGAATCGACTAAGCACCAGCGTTCATCGgaagcagcgcaaaaaaagcAGACTGACGTGGGCGAAGGATTGCGACCATCGACCAAAGGAGCACGGACAACGTCGCTAGAGTTGAACAAAGCAGCGGTCAACAAGGATCGCCCCAAGGAGCCAACTCCGCCGGTCGTTGTAGAGCCACCGGCAGCCGCAGGAGGtgccaccgaaccgaccgcTCGCAAAAAGCTAAACAAAACTTTCATCGATCCCGAATTCGACAACAACACCTTCCGATTGCTCAATTTGGATGAATCCGAGTCTGAGGTCGAGGAAGTGCTTGAAAGCGTGGAAGCGACGGTGCCAGTGGCGATCGATACGATTCCTGCTATCGTAGTGCCACCTGCGTCGGAAAAGGAAACCACCGAGCCGACACCGAGAGTCGAAGATGCATCagcgaagaaaacgaagaaaaagcCGAAAGATTCCAGTCTTGCCGCGCCCAAGGCAACGACAAGTGTCGATGGCGAGAAGGATAAAGGCAAACAGAGTCGCAAAAAGGCGCCAAGTCAGCCTGAATCCGGCCTGCAGTCGAACCAAAACAAGGGGGTAGCAAAAGATGACGCCGTCGGTCAGTCGGCAGTATCATCGACTGCGGAGGTaagcaaaacgaagaagcTAACGCCGGCCCAGTCGATGGTGGAGAAGATCAGTGCACTGCTCGACAGTCCCGGTCTGTCGAACCGGCAACGCAAGCAAATGATACGACAGCTGGAACAGGCACAGGCCATCATTCAATCGCAGTTGCTACAGAACAGCGCCAAGACGGCCAAGGCGAAActtgcacaacaacaacagcagcaacagctgacAGTGCAGGGTTCTTCCGGTAGGCAGGATAGGTCCCTCAACTCGAAACAAACCGCTTCAAATACTGGCAAACTATCGAAGGAAGCTTCCACGGCGGCTGGGGCCCCGAAAGGCTCAAAGAATCAGGTCAGCGGTTCGCCCGTGACAATGGGGAGCGGTATCAgtgtcaacaacaacaatttaaTGGATCAGTTGAGCCGAGGTGTCCGTGTGGAGGGCTTGAATCTACCACCGGGCATCACACTGACTCGTGTCGATCCAAGCCAGGCGGAAGCGTTGAAAGCGAAGCGGGATTCGATTCGCAAGATTTGCGAACCTTTGAAACCGATCGCTCCCAACTCAGCGGACCCGAGCCCCCTACTGCCGGGACAGTTTGTTGCCAATCCACTCAGCCAGGGCATGTTTGTCGTAAACCCGATGGCAACCACCAGCCACACTGGACAGAAGATCGGTAGTCACTTGGTGGCGCCTTCAGTGTCCGGCCAGGATTCTGTGATAATGGTCAACACGGGCAAGTTGAATGTCAACGAACGGCAGACGCTGGATGCACTGGGCGGAGGTGATCGTAAGAGACGCAACAAGCGacgtaataaaaataaaagcaaagaTCAAGAGACTTACGCCAACGACAACAGTGCACCGACCGCTGTGGGATCGGGTGCGACCCGAAAAATGGACGGCAACAATATCGTGACACTGCGCAATCCCATGTTTCAGGGGCTGTCCGCCGGTGCTGTTGGCCCAGGACAAGGCCGCCCTGGTGGTCCCATGATGCCGGACGTGCAGGGAGCCCGTATGACTCTAGGCTACGATCAGCCGGCCACGATTTTTAAGAATGACAACGGTATGTTCACAATTCGCAACCCTGCGCTGCACCATGCGCTCTCCGGAGGAGCCCCACCGGAAGCGTCCGGTTTCCGACCCTTCAATGCTGCCTACCTGGTCGAGAACGGTATCATGCCGCCAACCAACGTTTCCTTTGCCAGCTCTGCGGCCCCGCTTGTCACGGCCGCTGTGTCAACTGGCGGCCCGATGGCAACCGGTAACGTTCCTACGTATCTTCAACAGCGCTAccccccaccaccaacactgcCCGGCGACGGAATGATGGTAGAGAGCGGTATGGAGGCCACCGGCGCGGAACCACGGAAGTGCAAATCCGTCATCGGGAGTGAGATGAAAAACGCTCAGAAGcacaagcagcaacagcagcagcacctccaACATCAACGTCCATCAGGAACGTTACCGGTCGGAAATTGGCAGCATTTGAATGGCTCGGTGGGACCAGCAGCTGGAACCGATCTGTATGGCTCGTCTGCGACCGGTACCGCCATTGGCAGTGATGTTGTTGGGCAACATCAGCGTCCTTATTCGTCCTTTGATCAATACAGTCTTAACGCTGGCTACGGTGGGATGATGGCCGCGCCGTCCGCTGGCTACTATCAGAGTGTCGGAGCGACGCCAGTGGTCGGTTGCAGTGCGATCGGTTCCGAACGATCGCACGGTCTGTATCTAGGCGGAACGGAAACGACGACGTCGCTCAACAGCATTCCGCACTGCTGTGATGACGACTCACCAAGCGCGTTCTTCAAGGGTAGTGGCCTTGGACTAGCCGGACCCACCGCCGGGGCCATGAACCGGTACGACGATATGTCTTTTCTGCAAAGCCTGCAACCGGGCCAACGGCTCAACAGCGAG GTTACCATCCACACCATCAATGAGTCAAAGATGTTGCGACAACAGGCGCAAAATTTGAGCAACGACATCGAAATAACCCGAATCACCGCTCCGATGAGTGCGAGCAGTCGGGCACCCGCCGTCACGTCGACAGGAAGCGCTATTTCGTTGCAACAAATGATGCAGTTCAAGCAGCATGAGCAGCAGCTGCATCTAGCGAACCATAGTCCCGgttcccgatcgatcggatcgagcACTGGAGCTGGCGCAGCGCACAACGATTTCATGGACAGCCGCTCCAACGTCAGCTGTCCTGTCGCCAGTTCCGTTGGTTCGGAAATACTGGCATCAGCATCGCACGATATGGATGCCAAACGCTTCTTGCGCGAATATCAGCTGGGGCAGCTCCAACAACAGATGCAAGAGCTGCAAATTCAACCATCCACCAACAAGCAGCAGCTGGAGCAACCGTTTTCGAGTGAATTTGGAG ATACCATGttcacaccgaaccgaatgcaCAATGTGAACGATCTCGATGCGGACAGCCTGGAATCGATGAAACGCCTAAATTACTACTTCACCCCAGCGAACAGTGGGAAGCAAACGATTGGTTTGGGAGGGTCAGAGTTTGTGAGCAAGAGTCCTGCATCGTCGGCAAGTCACTCGGCTAGCAGTAGTGGGGAGAAGTTGTCGATGTCGGACGGTTCGACCACCCTAACAACGGCCACTGTTTCCGGCGGGCTCGACAGCCGACGCGATGACGATACCAATACCACAGGCCACAGCTTAACCGAGGACGGCAATCCTGGTGGTGTGAGCATGGTTGAGGAATTGGAACGACCTCAGCAACCACCGATCGGAACTCCTTCGTCGAAAAGCCTTCAACTGCAACGTCTTCAGCAAAACGGCGGATCCGTTTCTACCActgccaccatcatcaactaCCCGGCTACGGCTGACAGTCCGGCATCTTCGTTATCTCTGTTCGATGGCATATCGTCCTCGCTGAGTAGTCAGGCACATTCTTTCGACGATCTGTACAACGGCCTGCTAACTGTGTCGCCAACGACCACTGGCGGGGGTACTAGCGCCGCGGGATGCATTAACTTGAATGAGAATTTGAGCATCCTACAACCCCAGCAACAATCGAACTCCGATCCTACGGTGAGCGGTACTGGAAGCGTCGCTGCCTCATCCAATGGACCGTCGGAAACTGTGTCTTTGCACGGAGACGAGAACATGGAGAATTAG
- the LOC131207411 gene encoding uncharacterized protein LOC131207411, whose product MIQRHEVDFGFSSLGFQLSRYTYLKSGAPSFMSQMSIFTPPKRPYTSFEKLFQPFTIDAWLCIGLGYTIFAALTLLWVKVKIIAVCETMLHPMYTLWVLLMGGSTGTLRLNSSRIFVIGFVINTLIIRTLYQAAMFERLQASALLAPNLHTLSAINKAGYHYTMFRSTVEFYSQNPMIPRSKIKLIQNDSINMDELCYQLSQDRLDGVLALPFDIVAYYVKRNGKRGIVYVSKYTGFAYNTAFHYPKSTPLLESFDALIYQLHAAGLTQHWAEQYRDDRYWKNAKEQPEPSRLKWNQISGGFYLCGILLLLATLCFVAESMNGS is encoded by the exons ATGATACAGCGGCATGAAGTGGACTTCGGATTTAGCAGTTTAGGATTTCAGCTTAGCCGATATACGTACCTTAAATCAGGTGCACCAAGCTTTATGTCGCAGATGAGCATATTTACACCGCCGAAACGTCCGTACACGTCGTTTGAAAAACTCTTCCAGCCCTTCACAATCGATGCCTGGCTGTGCATTGGGCTAGGGTATACGATCTTTGCGGCATTAACACTGCTgtgggtgaaagtgaaaatcatCGCAGTATGTGAAACGATGCTACATCCGATGTACACGCTGTGGGTTCTTCTCATGGGAGGGTCGACAGGGACGCTTCGCTTGAATAGTTCCCGAATATTCGTCATTGGATTCGTCATCAACACACTGATCATCCGGACACTCTATCAAGCAGCAATGTTCGAGCGACTGCAGGCTTCGGCTTTACTTGCACCCAATTTACACACATTGAGCGCCATCAATAAGGCCGGCTATCACTATACCATGTTCCGCTCAACGGTGGAATTTTACTCACAGAATCCTATGATTCCTAGAAG CAAGATAAAACTGATACAGAATGATAGTATAAACATGGACGAACTCTGTTACCAATTATCCCAGGACCGACTTGACGGAGTTTTGGCACTTCCCTTCGATATTGTCGCCTACTATGTtaagagaaatggaaaacgtggTATTGTATATGTGAGCAAATATACAGGATTCGCCTATAATACTGCATTTCACTATCCTAAATCAACACCATTGCTGGAGTCTTTTGACGCCCTAATATATCAACTTCATGCCGCGGGCTTAACACAACATTGGGCAGAACAGTATCGCGACGACCGCTACTGGAAGAACGCAAAAGAGCAACCGGAACCGTCCAGATTAAAATGGAATCAAATATCGGGAGGTTTTTACCTGTGTGGCATTTTGCTCCTGTTGGCAACGTTGTGCTTCGTAGCAGAA TCAATGAACGGTAGCTGA